The Styela clava chromosome 2, kaStyClav1.hap1.2, whole genome shotgun sequence genome contains a region encoding:
- the LOC120335906 gene encoding uncharacterized protein LOC120335906, with protein sequence MTEEMDGENLLYTDQGPSYRADRNNSKLLSGAFYVFALAVTLLLGYIVLDHNSEKSSIEDNIARLKAQLDDLKNQYQAMKPYQQKDEHQVNLMVGKIASHKKMCHRTLSAITQMRQVIINENFNETQYLNLWSEIPRGFIHLEADKLSIDPSQTQGNVDNMKTVTGWEMKYGGECKDVDPKLQENDIVIPMDAYYVVYSQVSLHCGNKMEIKVPQIHRHAVQYVEVLARSRDSPKILMENNYQLCEKSKFSQKSHVSYQKGIYRFTSGDLLRVTVTKPDGTSITNKDGHQSTFGVYML encoded by the exons ATGACTGAAGAAATGGACGGAGAAAACTTATTATACACAGATCAG GGACCTTCTTACCGCGCAGACAGGAACAACTCTAAACTTTTATCGGGTGCATTTTATGTATTTGCACTTGCTGTGACCCTGTTGTTGGGTTATATTGTCTTGGATCATAATTCAGAGAAAAGCAGTATAGAAGACAATATTG CTCGATTAAAGGCTCAGTTGGATGATttgaaaaatcaatatcaagCGATGAAACCTTACCAACAGAAAGATGAACACCAAGTAAATTTG ATGGTCGGGAAAATTGCCAGTCACAAAAAAATGTGTCATCGTACACTGTCCGCGATAACGC AAATGAGACAAGTTAttatcaatgaaaattttaacgAAACACAGTACTTGAATCTATGGAGTGAAATACCAAGAGGATTCATACATCTTGAAGCAGACAAGCTATCTATAGACCCCAGCCAAACGCAAG GAAATGTAGATAATATGAAAACGGTGACCGGATGGGAAATGAAGTATGGGGGAGAGTGTAAAGATGTGGATCCCAAACTACAAGAGAACGACATTGTGATACCAATGGATGCATATTACGTTGTTTACAGTCAAGTATCATTACATTGTGGAAACAaaa TGGAAATTAAAGTACCACAAATACACAGACACGCTGTACAATATGTTGAAGTTCTTGCTCGAAGTAGAGATTCACCAAAAATTTTGATGGAAAACAACTACCAGCTATGCGAAAAAAGTAAATTTAGCCAAAAATCGCACGTATCATATCAAAAAGGAATCTACCGGTTCACATCGGGAGATCTGTTACGAGTTACTGTTACCAAGCCCGACGGTACTTCAATTACCAACAAAGACGGACATCAGTCTACTTTTGGTGTATATATGTTGTAA
- the LOC120335902 gene encoding uncharacterized protein LOC120335902: MLKVSTILLACSCFMLAASVFVAAIALVFHPSKSEAAKILEELRPQVQCALCKAGLEKDGCEATCMPRSENNDGNTKDCELTKDRKEYLSAIIDKKIKSGPSYQAHMDTLKSAMNMEDSNSVLNRIQILNLNVPRPSAHWYLDKKSERPSFANKRDNPDMRNVSWIWETGNEIAHSQNGIQHVDGHMNFTIPGWYHIYFQIHFRSNISIKSSYKAHLLKASGKREDETKDVLEMEESVVCSHNHRNSTSRKKLEKMHPHLQNHSCVVLKGSKMFQIEKPTLVRMEIKMPEEASIDTLMSRSYLGAMYLRPTKTM; encoded by the exons ATGTTGAAAGTGTCGACTATTCTTTTGGCTTGTTCCTGCTTTATGTTGGCAGCCTCGGTGTTTGTTGCAGCAATTGCTTTAGTTTTTCATCCGAGTAAATCAGAGGCAGCAAAGATACTTGAAGAGTTAAGACCTCAGGTTCAATGTGCCCTTTGCAAAGCTGGACTTGAAAAGGACGGATGTGAAGCAACATGTATGCCAAG ATCGGAAAATAACGATGGTAACACGAAAGATTGCGAATTAACAAAAGACAGAAAAGAATATTTATCAGCG atAATTGATAAAAAGATTAAATCAGGACCTTCTTACCAAGCTCATATGGATA CACTAAAAAGTGCCATGAACATGGAGGACAGTAATTCGGTGTTAAATCGAATACAGATACTCAACTTAAATGTTCCGAGACCATCTGCACATTGGTACCTTGATAAAAAGAGTGAAAGACCCTCTTTCGCCA ataAAAGAGATAATCCAGATATGAGGAATGTATCATGGATTTGGGAAACTGGCAACGAAATTGCTCATTCTCAGAATGGAATCCAGCACGTAGACGGTCACATGAACTTCACAATACCCGGGTGGTATCACATATATTTCCAGATCCACTTCAGGTCGAACATTTCCATTAAAAGCAG CTATAAGGCTCATCTTCTGAAAGCTAGTGGCAAGCGTGAAGATGAAACGAAAGATGTTTTGGAAATGGAAGAAAGCGTAGTCTGTTCTCACAACCATCGAAATTCAACAAGTAGAAAAAAATTAGAGAAAATGCATCCACATCTTCAAAACCATTCCTGTGTTGTATTAaaaggttcgaaaatgttccaAATTGAAAAACCTACGCTCGTAAGAATGGAAATAAAAATGCCCGAAGAAGCCTCTATTGACACACTTATGAGTAGATCGTATTTGGGAGCAATGTATCTTCGACCAACGAAGACAATGTAA